The following coding sequences lie in one Mercenaria mercenaria strain notata chromosome 5, MADL_Memer_1, whole genome shotgun sequence genomic window:
- the LOC123557848 gene encoding uncharacterized protein LOC123557848 — protein MSSTCESIPVLYIKAYNNFDVGFKIGNTFKHFIQEHVTTKTAELLYSFYKTEEGRKLYNAAVETTERCYPHIVEEIKGMAEGSDVSFERLFLQDMVSEILLHHSNKSNEKEVGHDSEIAGCTDIMVNTSDCRVLAHNEDWGTEVENRMYMVDVDLDKSALCEVNIKNQETINQVTARRNERYLACIFPGYLAGNTFYVNKTFAVSINSLVPKKVNHGAVPVDILLRALIGCESIEECVAVMKNDPVGCSYGININIASRKSDDMWTLEVYPDNDITVVDVQHISYSNSANRDSYYVHTNYYKHVKDAEESPGLDGTKAREATASQMSVPTCLQDVCNILGDTSSTIEPIYRTPGISFKIIHVATIASAVFDMNESVLRVYLTNPKTAKRPCLSLPFVQ, from the exons ATGTCGTCAACATGTGAATCAATACCGGTACTTTATATTAAAGCATACAATAACTTTGATGTTGGTTTTAAAATTGGAAATACATTTAAGCATTTTATACAAGAGCATGTAACAACCAAAACAGCGGAATTACTATATTCTTTCTACAAAACTGAAGAAGGAAGGAAGCTGTATAATGCAGCTGTTGAAACAACGGAGAGATGTTATCctcatattgtggaagaaattaaGGGAATGGCCGAAGGATCTGATGTGTCTTTCGAAAGACTATTTCTACAGGATATGGTTTCGGAGATACTTTTGCACCATTCGAACAAATCAAATGAGAAAGAAGTTGGCCATGACAGCGAAATTGCTGGGTGCACAGACATAATGGTGAATACATCAGATTGTAGAGTTCTTGCACATAATGAAGACTGGGGAACGGAGGTTGAAAACAGGATGTATATGGTCGATGTAGATCTAGACAAAAGCGCATTATGTGAAGTTAACATAAAGAACCAAGAAACTATAAACCAGGTAACTGCAAGACGAAACGAAAGGTATCTCGCATGCATATTTCCAGGGTATCTTGCTGGGAATACATTTTATGTCAATAAAACATTTGCCGTGTCAATAAATTCTCTCGTGCCAAAGAAAGTAAATCATGGCGCTGTGCCAGTTGATATACTTCTCCGTGCCTTAATTGGATGTGAAAGTATAGAAGAGTGTGTCGCTGTTATGAAGAACGATCCTGTGGGCTGTTCGTATGGAATAAACATCAACATTGCAAGCAGGAAGTCAGACGATATGTGGACGTTGGAAGTCTATCCAGATAAT GATATAACAGTCGTGGATGTGCAGCATATTTCATATTCAAACAGCGCCAATAGAGACTCGTACTACGTACATACAAATTATTACAAGCATGTTAAAGATGCGGAGGAGTCACCAGGATTAGATGGTACAAAAGCTAGAGAAGCAACTGCAAGCCAAATGTCTGTACCGACATGTCTCCAAGATGTCTGTAATATTTTGGGAGATACGTCCAGTACGATAGAGCCCATCTACCGAACGCCCGGGATAAgctttaaaattatacatgttgcAACAATTGCTTCTGCAGTGTTTGATATGAATGAAAGCGTTCTTCGTGTTTATCTTACGAATCCGAAAACTGCGAAACGTCCCTGTTTATCTCTGCCATTTGTTCAATAG